CACCGGCCGGTTGGTGGGAATGACCATCACGTCCAGTTTGTAGATCTGGTGGAACTCATCCGCTTCCGTCTCCGCCGTACCCGTCATGCCGGCCAGCTTCTTATACAAGCGGAAGTAATTCTGAATGGTGATCGTGGCGAGCGTCTGGGTTTCGCGCTCGATCTTGACCCCTTCCTTGGCCTCCACCGCCTGATGCAGTCCGTCACTCCAGCGACGACCGGGTAGAATTCGGCCGGTATACTCATCCACGATCAGGACCTGGTTTTCCTGGACCACATACTGGACATCTTTTTCATAGAGGCAGTACGCCTTGATCAGCTGATCCACATTGTGAATGCGCTCACTACGCAGGGCCACCCGCTCCTGGAATTCGAGTTTCTTTTTAGCCCGTTCCGTTTCGCTCAAGGTGGTGTCGCCATCGATGTCGGACATCACGGACACCAGATCCGGCAACACATACGCCTCGGGATCGGAGGGGCTCATTTCCTCGCAGCCCTTTTCCGTCAGGGTGGCATCATGCCCCTTCTCATCAATCACAAACAGCAACTCCTCGCGCAAGGCACGGGCCTGCTCCTTGTACATATCCGTCAGCATCATGCCTTCCACCTTCTCCACCAGGCGCCGGACGGAAGGTTCCTCGAGCAGATGGGTCAACTGCTTGTGCTTAGGCATGCCCTTGCGCACCTTGTAAAGCTTCTGCATGGCCAGCTCATCGTTCTTCTGTTCAATGGCGGTGCGCGCCTCGACAATCAGCTGGTTGCACAGTTCCGACTGCCGCTTGACCAGCCGTTCCACGCGGGGCTTCACTTCCTGGTATTGATGGGACGATACCGGGGCGGGGCCGGAAATGATCAGAGGGGTACGCGCCTCATCGATCAGGATGCTGTCGATTTCGTCAACAATGGCATAGAAATGGCCCCGCTGGACCTGATCCTCGGCGCGCCAGGCCATGCCATTGTCGCGCAGATAATCAAATCCGAATTCGCTGTTGGTGCCGTAGGTGATATTCTTGGCATACTCCGCCCGGCGCTCCTCGGGATTCATCTGATTCTGGATACAGCCGACGGTAAGCCCCAGATACTTCAGGAGCAGTCCCATCCAATTCGAATCGCGGCGGGCCAGATAATCATTCACGGTCACCAGATGGACATTCGACCCGCTCAAGGCGTTTAAATACAGCGGGAGCGTCGCGACCAGGGTTTTGCCTTCACCGGTGGCCATTTCGGCGATTTTCCCGTGATGCAGGGCCATGCCGCCCATCAACTGGGTATCAAAGGGAATCATCTCCCAGGTCAGCTCGTGCCCACAAACGTCAAACTGGGTGCCACACAACCGGCGACAGGCATTTTTGACCACCGCAAACGCCTCACAGAGAATGTCATCCAGCGTCTGCCCCTTCGCCAAACGCTCCTGGAATTCAAGGGTTTTGGCCTTGAGTTGATCTTCCGTCAGCGCCTGATACTGCTGCTCGAGCTCATTGATCCGAGCCACCAGCGGCTGCATTTTCTTCACGTCACGCTGATTCTTCGTCCCGACAATTTTTTTCAACAACCACTGCATAGATAATTCCTTACTCACTACCCGATTCCGGGGAAAGTCAAAAACAGGGGCACTCTAGGCCATTATAGCCATGATTGCCAGTCAGAATCCGCTATGGTAAGGTTTGCCCCTCAAATGGAAGATCACTCAATACAACTTGATGCGGACGAAACCGTACTGGAGAGCACCCCGCCCTCCCCTCCGGTCGATCCGGATATCCGCCGCCTCATCATCGATTACCGTGCGATCATCACCAGCCGCGGCATCACCCAGCCGGTTCCCTATCAATTTTCGAGAGAACTTGGCAAAGGCCGGCAGGGAATTGTATTTCTGGCGACCCGCCAGGGCGGACGCGGCTGCCATACCCGTCATGCCATTAAGATCCATGATCCCGGCATCTATTCTTCCGCTGAAAAATACTGGACGGACATGGGGCGACTGGCCAGTCAGGTCTCAAAACTTCAACCGGTCCATAGCGAGAATCTGGTCACCCGCGACAGCTATGATGAAACCAACGGCATCGGCCATCTGCAAATGTCGGTGATTGACGGCATTGACCTGCAGTATCTGCTAAGCGGCTCGCACCTTGCGATTGCGCGCAGTCAGTCCACCGATGAGGAATGGGACCATTTCATGAACACCCTGTTCCGGATGGAGGAAGCCCGCTTCACGCTTCAGCCCGGAGCGGCGCTTTATATACTGCGCAAGATTCTCATGGGCCTGATGGTGCTTCATGAGGCCAATTACCTGCATGCTGACATCAAGCCCTCCAACATCATGATTGACCGCATGGGCTCCGTGAAGCTCGTCGACTTCGGCCGGGCGGTTGAGATCGGCGAGAAAATCAGTATTTTGCTGGGGAGCCCGGTCTACATGGCGCCGGAAACCCACCGCCTCGAGCCCGGCCGTGCACAAACCGACCTGTTCAGCGCAGGAATGGTGGCCTTGGAAATGTTAAGCGGCAAATCCCTCGAGGCCTGCAACGACATGGATGATGAAACCCTGTTGCAGTTCAAGCTCTTCCTGTATGGCCAAGTGGAAGCCCTGCTCCCGCCGAACATCCAGAAAAGCAAAAGTATTGTGCGGCTGCTGAAGCGGTTTCTGGCTCCCGACCCTGAACAACGCTATGGCAGTGCCCGGGAAGCCGAAGAGAGTTACTACCGCCTGCGCAGCATCTATCGCGAAATGGGCCAGAGTGCGGATACCGAATATGATCGCGAACTCCTGACCTACCTGCAGAAAATCACCGACCCCAACACCGGATTCCTCAATCCGCGGCTGGAGTAAGCCCGTAGTCAGTAGGCAGTAAGCAGTGGGCAGTAAGCAGCCTACTGCCCACTGCTTACTGCCTACTGACTACCGTTGCTGTACGGCGCACAGGAAGCGACGCTTCCCGAGATACTCCAGCATCACCCCATTGGCCCGGATCGAGCGGACGGTCACCCCATCCACTTGCTCGCCTACGCCCAATAGCTGGCCGTTCAGGATGGCGTAGCACTGCCTCTGGCCGGAGGCGGCCAAGGCCGAAAGAATGATATCCGGCCATCCATCCTGGATAACAACCGGAGGTTTCTCCGGGGTGGTGGCCACCACCATCACGGCCGGCGGGCGGGGTTCCATAATGGGGTTGACCGCTGCCGACGCTTTCTTTTCTGTCAGAAAACGAGCCCCCCAGGTGACGCTCAGCCCGACCACCAATGCCACCCCGGCCGCAACGGCAACAGGCTTCATCCAGCGCCCCGCCATCAAAAACCCGCGCTTACTGGGGCGAACACCTGCGTGATGAGCAGGCGCGGGCATCGGCTCATCGCTTTGATCTGCAGGACTCCCCGAAACATCGGACACCACGCATTGCGCCGGTGGTGACGACGGAAGGCGGGCGGGAGCGACCGGAGCCAACGCGTCCCGTCCAATCGCCCTCAGGCAGAGCATCAGGAGGGCAACCGTATCCTTGACAATGGTTTTGGCCGGCAACTCCGTTGCCTCCCCCACCATAAACTGGCCTTGTTTGAGGCGAAGCATGCACTCAACGGCGAGTTCGCCTTTCCGTCCATTCCAATCCGCAGCGATAATCGCCCCTTCCTGAAGCCAGATCCGCCCAGTCATGGCCGACGCGGATACTTCAACATAACCGTTCAGCGTCTTCCGGCGGGTCATCACCTGCAACATGTCCATGAGCAGTCCTGATTCAAGCTCCCCCTGCATTTTGAAGTTTGTACCCATCTTCTGCATTCCTCCGTAATTAGAGCCTGTCCCATATAACGCTATTTCCTGATTTTCTTCCGCCATTTTTGTGCCAGCCAAGCGCCATTTTTCCGCCAGCCATTCACTTTTGTCGTACACCCATCAAAACCCTAACAAAAAGGCCATTTTCAGACAGACCACCGCGTTCTTTTCCTTGCTCCTCGCCAGCTTTTCTAAAACAACCCTTTTAGGCCGCTTTTCTTTTTTGACGGTCTTTCTCTTGCGCACGCAGCATCCGCGCCAAAACCCACAAGTTATGCGCCAACACCGCCCATGCCACTTCACGCTCACGTGACTCGAATCCCTTGTTGCGCAATACCGGTCCCAGAAAATTGTTCTTCAAAATCCCGATCCGCCCTTCCGTCTGTGCCCGACGACGCTGGATGTCCGCAAACCCTTCATCCTGCATCCGATCTTGGAGCACTGGCACGGAGCGTGGGCATATCCCGTTCATGATCCCGTGCTTCCTCAACTTGCGTCGTGTAGCCGGCCGGTCAAATCCCCGATCCGCCCCGACCGCCGATGGATACCGTTGGAAATCCGCATGAATCCGGTCCAGGCTTTCCTCCAACAGTGGCGAATCTCCCCGGCTCTGCTCCCGCAACAATTTCCAGTCCACAATCAAGCCATTCTGTTGCTCGCCCACATACAGCGTGTTCCCAAACTCAACATTGGCCCCGGCCTTGCCCCTCACAATCACCCGCACATCCGGCTCGTAAAGACTCAGCAGCTTTTCTTCATTGGGAACCAATCGTCGACCAATCAGTCGCTCATGGGCCTGCCGTACCGCCTCGGGCAATTGCGTCAGGATCCCGTCCATCCGCCGCCACACCTGCCGCGCTTGTGCTTCCGTCAAATCCGTTTGCATCCAATCGGCCTTCAATAGGGACACATACCGTTGCGCATGGTTACGCACCACCTTTACCAGCCGCTTCATCCGGCGCAACACCCGCTTGCGCCGCTTTACCGAATCAGCCGCTCGCCGCCCCTGCGTCATCTCGATGCACAACCGGTTGATCTCGCGCAGAAACGTCTCAGGTTCCTCCATGCGGTGTTTCAGCCCGTGACGACGGATTAATGACACCGCCTTCATCAGCGTGCGAACTCCGTCTCGCAGCAGCACCCAGTCCGTCGGAAAATGAATATTCGCTTTCAGACAAGTCGAGTCCACCAGCAGCACATCAACTCCTGCGTCGGCGTCCAGCCCTAGTCCGGCATGATCTACCCCGCCAGCCATCCTCAACAACACACTGACCAGTTCCCGGATCTCGCTTTCAGGCGCCAGCTTGTCATACCGCTCCAGCGTGCTCTTCGAAGGAATCTTCACCCCTTCAATCCCTCCCACCTGGCAGAACCGCTGCAACACAAAACTTTCCGCCAATCGCATCGCAAACTTCCGGTATTCCCGCTCTGTCAACTGCCGCGCAATCCCCACCCGCAAGGCTTGGATACACATCGTCTGATAGCGCAACCGGGCTTTCGTCCCAAGCCGATCTCCAGTCTGTTCCCATGCCGCAAGCCTCGTCTCCACAAAGTGGGTCTCAATCCCGCTCCGAACCAGAAGTTCGTCAATTTGATCCAGTTGCCCGGCATACTCCCGGTAATCCGCATTCCCAAAAACTTTCGGAAGTTCTCGCTTCAGCTCCTGCTCTTGGTCTATAAATCTCATGTCGTGGTGTCTCCCAGGCGTCGTAACCAGGGTTATAACACACCGATTTTGGGCAAAGCACCGTTTTTGACGGCCTTTGCCCATTTTCTTTTTACCAATTCATTCACTCCTGCCGTAGGGGTGTGCTTATGGGACAGGCTCTAATTAGGAATGAAGCAGAAGGAGTGCCAAGTGCCATTCAGGACAAAAACTATCGGTAATTACGAGCGCGGAATGCGAAATTTCTCAAAATATGGAAAAGGAGCCGCCTATTTCAGGAACAAATAGAATCCGTTGGCAAAATGCACGAGGCCAACCGCGCCAACGCCCAAGCCGGTCACCCATAAGGGCTTTTTCTTGAGTAAGGCGGCAATGGATGAAAGCAGGATGGCAATTTGCAGAAAAATGACAGCCATCCCGAAGGCAGCTGAATGCCGACCGCAAAGATCACGAAAATCCTCCAAGTCACGCGCCTTTTTTTCTATTTCAACTTTCTCGCCCTCATACTTCTGCACCTTCGTCTTATAGGCCGTGATCCGCTCCGTGTAGTCTTTTTGAAGTTCAGCCGATAAGGAGGCCCCTGCAGCCTTGAGTTCAAGCTGAAGCTTGTCACCCTGCAAATCGTAAATATACCCCTTAATACTTTTTGACTGATAATACGCCCACTGATCCGATGCCTTGGTCTGGCTCATCACTGATTTAGTGGAATAGCCCCCCCCTTTGAAGGTTGCCATCGTGGCGCACACCGCCAGGATCACGGTTGTCAATGCCAGCCAATTCATCCAAGGCTCTTTTTTGTCGTCTGCCATAATATTTACCTAAAAACAGGGTTCGAAGTTCAGGGTTCGGGTAATTTACATTTTGGAATAAACCGGGCCGCCACCACCCTCCGGGGGGGTCCACTTGATATTCTGCAGGGGATCTTTGATCTGGCAGGTCTTGCAATGCAGGCAGTTCGAGAAATCGATGTGGATCCCCTGCTGATCATCCTTGAGCACATATACCTGTGCCGGACAGAACAGCGTACAGGGAGCGCCATATTTCTTGATGCACACTTTACATTTTTCAGTATCCAGAATCTTCAGATGCGACGGCTGGTTTTCCTCATGGTGCGTCTTGGACAGGAATAAATCCGAGAGCCGGTCCATTTGCACATTCGCCTCATCGGCAGCCACCTTAGGCGGCACCGCACAGGGCTTCACATCGGCCTTGGCCTTCATGACCTCCCAGTCGGGCTCCAGCCCCATCCGTCCGGGCGGGAGCACGCCACCGCTGAACACGCTCATTCCCACCGCCGCCATACCCGGGAGTGAACCATAGGTAAAGGCCGCACGGACATTCCGGATCTTCTCCAACTCCTTCCAAGGCGTCGAATCCTTGAGAGACTCGGGATATTTCTGCATGGCCGCCACGGAAAAGTCTTTATTCTTCCACCCTTCGAACAACGCATCCCCTGCCGCGATCCCGGACTGAACCGCCAGATGGACGCCTTTCAGACGCAAGGAATTGCACAACCCGGCCGCATCCCCCACTATCACGGCCCCATCCGCGACCAATTTCGGAATCGAATTCAAGCCTCCTTCAGGAAGGACCTTGGCGCCATATTCCAACACCTTGCCGCCCGCGATAAAGGGAAGGACCGTCGGATGGTGTTTGAACAACCGGAACATATCATGGGGATTGGTCGTGGGATTCTTGTAATCCAGGGCGGTCACCATTCCGATCGCCACCAACGTGTCGCTCAGGCAATAAATGAAGCCACCGCCGTAGGTCTTGGCATCCAGCGGATAGCCGAAGGAATGCAGGATGGTGCCGGCCCGGCCTTTGCACTCAGGCGTCTCGATCAACTCCTTGACGCCAACGGCATAGGTCTGGGGATTCGCCCCGCGCATTCCCTCATCGGTCAACAATTTCTCAGTCAGGAACCCGCACGCCCCTTCACCCAGAACCACCATGGTGGCCATCAGATCAGGACCGAGTTCAAAGTTCGCACGTTGCTCGCCATTTTTATCAAGCCCTTTGTCGCCCATACGGACCCCGACAATACGCCCCTTCTCCCGCAATAGCTCAACGGCGGAAAACCCTGAGTAAATTTCAGCCCCGGCCTTTTCGCACAAGCCCGCTAAATGGCGGGTCAGGGCGGACAACGACACGATGGGATAGCCCTCGGCATGCATCGTCGGCGGCACCCAGGGGACCTTGGTCGAACCGGTGGCCGTCAGATGATGGAAGCTTTCCTTGTTGACCGCCGCGAACTGCGGCAGCGCTGCAAACTCTTCGTATTCGAGTAAATCAGCGAGAGAGGAGGTATCCACCACGGCGCCCGACAAATTCTGCGCTCCCACGGATGGGGCCTTATCAATAATCAGAATGCTGGGCGGCTGCATCGAACCATCCGGTTCCCGCTTCACCCGCTTGAGCAACTGCAATACCGTGGAAAGCGTCGCCACTCCACAACCCACACCAATAATATCAAACGTCATTGAATCACGAGTCGACATGTCAGCATCACTCCTTAATCAAGATAATACCCAACGATGTTCACCTTCATGGAGAGCACAGTTGGGTAAAATAACAATGGAACGATTTATAGCACGCACAACAGTCCAATTGCAATTGTTCGTTAAAACTTTCACAATCACCTCGGGGCGGAATCTGGTGTTCCGCCCCTCTAACTCGTCTGGCGCTTCAAAGCGGCGGTCAACCTTAACCGGTTATACCGCTGGACCAAGATGCACGGCAGATTGGCCGCCACCCCATACGCCACCATCACCATCCCTACCCTCCACGAATTCCAGAAAAAGAACACCAATGAAAATCCAAGAACAATCCAGTGCACCACTTCACTGCGGCAGGTCTCAATCAAAAAGCGATTCAAATAGCTGGCCCCATGACCCCGGATCGTCTTCTTCCGGAATCCCTGTTTGAAGAGAGCCGCCCCGTCCGGCAGCATCCGTTTCCACGCCTTGATCGCGAGCAACTTTTCATAAAACTGCCCGCCGCGTTCCCAGCGTCGCCCTCGAAAAAGCCAGCCGGCGGGATCGAACCAGACCGGCGCGAGTTGTGTCCCCAGGCCGGCCACCCCAAGGTGGATCAGCAACCATGCCAGAATGTTAACGGCCACCAACCACCACATAAACGGTTCCTCCGGCATTACCCCTCCTCCGTCAAATCGATCCGACGCCCCTTCCAGGATACGTCTTTCGCGAACCCGACCCTTACAACGGAACGAGTAAAAACAGCCAGATAGAAAGCCAGGAAAACCGGATAGCTGGGCGCAACAAACCAGCGGAATGCCCCTATCCTTGCGAGCATCGTATAAATTTGCCCCACGTATAATACATAGACCACCAGCCACGGGCCCGGATTCTCCCCGCGCGCGGCCGTCAGCGCCAGGAGGCCCACTACCGTTAACCCGCCTGTTATCCAGGCACCAATGGCGAGCAATATCAATAACGGCGTCTGCGCGGCGCCTGTCGCAAACGCCTTGGTCCATCCCGCCGCCAACTCACGGAGTCCACCGGGATACATCCGCATCGTCACCACCCCTGCTCCTCCGTAACATCGCATCGGAACACCCGCCCGCGCGAACAAAGGCGCCATGAAGAAATTTTCAAGAATCCGTCCCTTGACGGCCTCATGGCCGCCGATCGCCTGATAGGCAGGACGCCCCACCATCAGGAGAGGCCCGAAAAGTCCACGGGGTTGAAGATGCGCCCCAAAAACCGTAAAGGCTCCGGTGCCCGCCGTCATCACCAGGTTGAAAAAGGCCGACAGCTGCTCATAGAACAAGGGGACCCTGTGATAGGGCCCTACCGATAAAACGCCCGGCTGACGGGTATAGGTGTCCCGGATCGCACGCAACGCTCCTGGTTCAAAGTGCACATCCGCATCGACGAAAAGCAAAACATCCCCTTCCGCTTCGCGGGCACCTTGATGACACGCCCAGGTTTTACCCCGCCACCCTGACGGGAGCGGAGCCGATGACACTACCCGCGCGCCACCCGCCCGGGCAACCCCAGCCGTACGGTCCCGCGAGGCGTCGTCAACCACGATGATCTCCTCCGGCGGCAGATCCTGCGCCACCAGGGAACCAAGCAGCACGGGCAGGTTCTTTTCCTCGTCCCTGGCGGGCACAATAACGGAGAGGGTAAAGGGCGCTCCGGAAACCGGACTCCGCCGGCATGGCGGGATCCGGAACAGGAACAAGAAGCCAAGCGCCCATAGCCCCATCACTATGAGTAGCGCGATCACCCCCGGTCCCACTCGACAATCTTGCGGCACACGTTCTGGCCGCATAATACAACCATCGGCATCCCGCCGCCGGGATTAACCGAGCCGCCGACAAAGAACAGATTCGCGTAGCGAGCATCCTGTTTGGGTGCCTTGAAACCGAAATTCCTCCATTTGTCCGCCACCACCCCGTAGATGGAACCCCGGTTCGAGTAATACTGACGCTGGATGTCACGGGGCGTCCACACATGCTCAAACACGATGTGCTTGCGCAAATCCGTCAGGCCCATGCGCTCAAGTTTGATGATGACCCGATCCTTGAAAGCCATGTAGTCCGCCTCGGTCAAGGGGTGCTGCTCATTCAGACAGGGAATGTGGGGCAGGATTTTAA
The bacterium genome window above contains:
- a CDS encoding electron transfer flavoprotein-ubiquinone oxidoreductase is translated as MSTRDSMTFDIIGVGCGVATLSTVLQLLKRVKREPDGSMQPPSILIIDKAPSVGAQNLSGAVVDTSSLADLLEYEEFAALPQFAAVNKESFHHLTATGSTKVPWVPPTMHAEGYPIVSLSALTRHLAGLCEKAGAEIYSGFSAVELLREKGRIVGVRMGDKGLDKNGEQRANFELGPDLMATMVVLGEGACGFLTEKLLTDEGMRGANPQTYAVGVKELIETPECKGRAGTILHSFGYPLDAKTYGGGFIYCLSDTLVAIGMVTALDYKNPTTNPHDMFRLFKHHPTVLPFIAGGKVLEYGAKVLPEGGLNSIPKLVADGAVIVGDAAGLCNSLRLKGVHLAVQSGIAAGDALFEGWKNKDFSVAAMQKYPESLKDSTPWKELEKIRNVRAAFTYGSLPGMAAVGMSVFSGGVLPPGRMGLEPDWEVMKAKADVKPCAVPPKVAADEANVQMDRLSDLFLSKTHHEENQPSHLKILDTEKCKVCIKKYGAPCTLFCPAQVYVLKDDQQGIHIDFSNCLHCKTCQIKDPLQNIKWTPPEGGGGPVYSKM
- a CDS encoding glycosyl-4,4'-diaponeurosporenoate acyltransferase, which encodes MPEEPFMWWLVAVNILAWLLIHLGVAGLGTQLAPVWFDPAGWLFRGRRWERGGQFYEKLLAIKAWKRMLPDGAALFKQGFRKKTIRGHGASYLNRFLIETCRSEVVHWIVLGFSLVFFFWNSWRVGMVMVAYGVAANLPCILVQRYNRLRLTAALKRQTS
- a CDS encoding glycosyltransferase family A protein yields the protein MIALLIVMGLWALGFLFLFRIPPCRRSPVSGAPFTLSVIVPARDEEKNLPVLLGSLVAQDLPPEEIIVVDDASRDRTAGVARAGGARVVSSAPLPSGWRGKTWACHQGAREAEGDVLLFVDADVHFEPGALRAIRDTYTRQPGVLSVGPYHRVPLFYEQLSAFFNLVMTAGTGAFTVFGAHLQPRGLFGPLLMVGRPAYQAIGGHEAVKGRILENFFMAPLFARAGVPMRCYGGAGVVTMRMYPGGLRELAAGWTKAFATGAAQTPLLILLAIGAWITGGLTVVGLLALTAARGENPGPWLVVYVLYVGQIYTMLARIGAFRWFVAPSYPVFLAFYLAVFTRSVVRVGFAKDVSWKGRRIDLTEEG
- a CDS encoding serine/threonine-protein kinase; the encoded protein is MEDHSIQLDADETVLESTPPSPPVDPDIRRLIIDYRAIITSRGITQPVPYQFSRELGKGRQGIVFLATRQGGRGCHTRHAIKIHDPGIYSSAEKYWTDMGRLASQVSKLQPVHSENLVTRDSYDETNGIGHLQMSVIDGIDLQYLLSGSHLAIARSQSTDEEWDHFMNTLFRMEEARFTLQPGAALYILRKILMGLMVLHEANYLHADIKPSNIMIDRMGSVKLVDFGRAVEIGEKISILLGSPVYMAPETHRLEPGRAQTDLFSAGMVALEMLSGKSLEACNDMDDETLLQFKLFLYGQVEALLPPNIQKSKSIVRLLKRFLAPDPEQRYGSAREAEESYYRLRSIYREMGQSADTEYDRELLTYLQKITDPNTGFLNPRLE
- a CDS encoding transposase; this encodes MRFIDQEQELKRELPKVFGNADYREYAGQLDQIDELLVRSGIETHFVETRLAAWEQTGDRLGTKARLRYQTMCIQALRVGIARQLTEREYRKFAMRLAESFVLQRFCQVGGIEGVKIPSKSTLERYDKLAPESEIRELVSVLLRMAGGVDHAGLGLDADAGVDVLLVDSTCLKANIHFPTDWVLLRDGVRTLMKAVSLIRRHGLKHRMEEPETFLREINRLCIEMTQGRRAADSVKRRKRVLRRMKRLVKVVRNHAQRYVSLLKADWMQTDLTEAQARQVWRRMDGILTQLPEAVRQAHERLIGRRLVPNEEKLLSLYEPDVRVIVRGKAGANVEFGNTLYVGEQQNGLIVDWKLLREQSRGDSPLLEESLDRIHADFQRYPSAVGADRGFDRPATRRKLRKHGIMNGICPRSVPVLQDRMQDEGFADIQRRRAQTEGRIGILKNNFLGPVLRNKGFESREREVAWAVLAHNLWVLARMLRAQEKDRQKRKAA
- a CDS encoding DUF4337 domain-containing protein; this encodes MADDKKEPWMNWLALTTVILAVCATMATFKGGGYSTKSVMSQTKASDQWAYYQSKSIKGYIYDLQGDKLQLELKAAGASLSAELQKDYTERITAYKTKVQKYEGEKVEIEKKARDLEDFRDLCGRHSAAFGMAVIFLQIAILLSSIAALLKKKPLWVTGLGVGAVGLVHFANGFYLFLK
- a CDS encoding DUF4388 domain-containing protein; translated protein: MGTNFKMQGELESGLLMDMLQVMTRRKTLNGYVEVSASAMTGRIWLQEGAIIAADWNGRKGELAVECMLRLKQGQFMVGEATELPAKTIVKDTVALLMLCLRAIGRDALAPVAPARLPSSPPAQCVVSDVSGSPADQSDEPMPAPAHHAGVRPSKRGFLMAGRWMKPVAVAAGVALVVGLSVTWGARFLTEKKASAAVNPIMEPRPPAVMVVATTPEKPPVVIQDGWPDIILSALAASGQRQCYAILNGQLLGVGEQVDGVTVRSIRANGVMLEYLGKRRFLCAVQQR
- the secA gene encoding preprotein translocase subunit SecA; translation: MQWLLKKIVGTKNQRDVKKMQPLVARINELEQQYQALTEDQLKAKTLEFQERLAKGQTLDDILCEAFAVVKNACRRLCGTQFDVCGHELTWEMIPFDTQLMGGMALHHGKIAEMATGEGKTLVATLPLYLNALSGSNVHLVTVNDYLARRDSNWMGLLLKYLGLTVGCIQNQMNPEERRAEYAKNITYGTNSEFGFDYLRDNGMAWRAEDQVQRGHFYAIVDEIDSILIDEARTPLIISGPAPVSSHQYQEVKPRVERLVKRQSELCNQLIVEARTAIEQKNDELAMQKLYKVRKGMPKHKQLTHLLEEPSVRRLVEKVEGMMLTDMYKEQARALREELLFVIDEKGHDATLTEKGCEEMSPSDPEAYVLPDLVSVMSDIDGDTTLSETERAKKKLEFQERVALRSERIHNVDQLIKAYCLYEKDVQYVVQENQVLIVDEYTGRILPGRRWSDGLHQAVEAKEGVKIERETQTLATITIQNYFRLYKKLAGMTGTAETEADEFHQIYKLDVMVIPTNRPVRRVDKNDVVYKTQREKFKAIVDEIAECHERQQPVLVGTISVETSELVSRMLNRAKIPHSVLNAKNHEREADIVARAGQKGAVTIATNMAGRGTDIKLGEGVIWVPREVILSQHALNEKLDGKTLKDQLVEKPCGLYVIGSERHESRRIDRQLRGRCARQGDPGMSRFYVSLEDDLMRLFGSDRIASFMEKFGMEEGEMLEHSMLNRSIETAQRRVEQQNFSIRKRTLEYDDVMNKQRSIIYSFRGDIVRGIETREQLYDVIYDVISTHVDSMLEGGKEDAIEAFLIWVHSTFPIAVKREELSLGKDDLEKVVKFIFERVKEAYELKVAAEGGELMQNVERQVMLQAIDLHWQDYLRGIDGLRQGIGMRAYGQRDPLIEYKREAYDMFATLMDDIRADICEKIFRASTQMLAFERFMREMPTQTIHDGVSVLGQSDESAAQPAKSAVRGGDAAMQAAMKAASQPVQRATAKVGRNDACPCGSGKKYKKCCGEAT